The following coding sequences lie in one Phalacrocorax aristotelis chromosome 2, bGulAri2.1, whole genome shotgun sequence genomic window:
- the HERPUD2 gene encoding homocysteine-responsive endoplasmic reticulum-resident ubiquitin-like domain member 2 protein isoform X3 produces the protein MDVLSNCSSSLPELSKLKSIFYRVNITVMPSNRIWGFIKTKNLDRSGSTSASSTNQEASSTSLNTSADGVRHRNLPQAQSNPVPSHQFPYLMQGNVGNQFPGQGVPAGFSMYPAFSPLQMIWWQQMYARQYYMQYQAAVSAQVTSSTEPVRPAVAQAVNSERVPANEPAAVPNVAVQENRPVNPNVQMNAQGGQVVNEEDFNRDWLDWIYTLSRAAILLSIVYFYSSFSRFVMVMGAMLLVYLHQAGWFPFRQEGGQQQAANNMEVNRDGQHANNPDLEEMERLMDDGIDEDGGEDAGEDANTEQQPGFMASAWSFITTFFTSLIPEGPPQVGN, from the exons ATGGATGTCTTAAGTAATTGCAGCTCCTCGCTTCCTGAGTTGTCAAAGTTGAAGAGCATTTTCTACCGAGTAAACATTACAGTAATGCCTAGCAACAGGATTTGGGGATTTATTAAAACTAAA aatttggACCGTTCTGGATCAACTTCTGCCTCATCCACAAACCAAGAAGCTTCATCTACATCGTTGAACACTAGTGCAGATGGTGTGAGGCATCGTAATCTTCCGCAAGCACAAAGCAATCCCGTACCAAGCCACCAGTTCCCTTATTTAATGCAAGG CAACGTAGGCAACCAGTTTCCAGGCCAAGGTGTCCCTGCTGGATTTTCTATGTATCCTGCATTCAGTCCTTTACAGATGATCTGGTGGCAACAAATGTATGCACGTCAGTACTACATGCAATA ccaagctgctgtttcagcccAAGTGACTTCAAGCACTGAGCCAGTGAGGCCTGCAGTTGCCCAGGCTGTAAATTCAGAACGTGTTCCTGCAAATGAGCCTGCAGCAGTGCCAAATGTAGCCGTCCAAGAGAACAGGCCTGTAAACCCGAATGTTCAGATGAATGCACAAGGTGGCCAGGTAGTGAATGAGGAGGACTTCAACCGGGACTGGCTGGACTGGATATATACGTTGTCTAGAGCAGCAATTCTTCTGAGCATTGTGTACTTCTATTCTTCCTTCAGTCGATTTGTCATGGTAATGGGAGCCATGCTGCTGGTTTATTT ACACCAAGCTGGATGGTTCCCCTTTAGGCAAGAGGGAGGCCAACAACAGGCAGCCAATAACATGGAAGTGAACCGTGATGGGCAACATGCAAATAATCCTGACCTTGAAGAAATG gagCGACTTATGGACGATGGGATTGATGAAGACGGTGGAGAAGATGCAGGTGAAGATGCCAatacagagcagcagcctggatTCATGGCTTCCGCTTGGTCCTTTATCACAACTTTCTTCACATCGCTCATCCCTGAAGGGCCTCCACAGGTTGGCAATTAA